One region of Danio rerio strain Tuebingen ecotype United States chromosome 5, GRCz12tu, whole genome shotgun sequence genomic DNA includes:
- the tent2 gene encoding poly(A) RNA polymerase GLD2 (The RefSeq protein has 2 substitutions compared to this genomic sequence) has product MLPRPYIFSHNDGPSSHLFQHVLPHNVSQQQRIEAHLNSTNNFIGPPMNAPRFIPTYQWTPVELSDVACSPNGPMGNNRKRRIQDNSDINLKRQRFSCPSPHNQSARNSNFTSQPVTRPVTGREVTCPTCSSATFIPGGCVPSLGETCHQNAFSPSSVKDKLSQQILNLFFACEQQSDDLEKKESCRAALQTDIQKIFPCAKVFLGGSSLNGFGSRSSDADLCLVIEEGPVNHRKDAVYVLSLVRKLLYKLSYIEKPQLIRAKVPIVKFRDRISGVEFDLNFNNTVGIRNTFLLRTYAFVEKRVRPLVLVIKKWANHHCINDASRGTLSSYTLVLMVLHYLQTLPEPVIPCLQRDYPTCFDPKMDIHLVPSGPSDIPAFVSRNQSSLGDLFLGFLRYYATVFKWDKQVISVRMARTLPKSNCKEWKDKFICVEEPFNRTNTARAVHERMKFEAIKAAFIESHRLLQLRKDLNFILPKSKQMARPQTAPR; this is encoded by the exons ATGTTGCCGAGACCATACATCTTCTCCCATAATGATGGGCCATCTAGTCATTTATTCCAGCACGTTCTACCTCACAATGTGTCCCAGCAACAAAGAATTGAAGCCCATCTGAATTCAACTAA CAATTTTATTGGTCCACCAATGAATGCTCACCGCTTCATTCCCACTTACCAGTGGACACCAGTGGAGCTGTCTGATGTTGCTTGCAGTCCAAATGGACCAATGGGAAACAATAGAAA GAGAAGGATACAAGATAACAGTGATATTAACCTAAAGAGGCAGCGCTTCAGTTGTCCAAGTCCTCACAACCAGTCTGCTAGAAATTCCAATTTTACCTCACAGCCAGTGACAAGACCAGTGACGGGCAGAGAGGTTACATGCCCTACATGCTCATCTGCCACTTTTATACCAGGAGGCTGTGTGCCATCTTTGGGAGAGACATGCCATCAGAATGCTTTTTCACCATCATCAGTCAAAGATAAG CTGAGTCAGCAgattctcaacttgttttttGCTTGTGAGCAGCAGTCTGATGATCTGGAGAAGAAGGAGAGCTGCCGAGCAGCGCTGCAGACTGACATACAGAAAATTTTCCCAT GTGCAAAAGTCTTCTTGGGCGGCTCATCTTTGAATGGCTTTGGTAGTCGCAGCAGTGATGCTGATCTTTGTCTTGTCATTGAAGAGGGACCT GTAAACCACAGGAAAGATGCTGTGTATGTTCTTAGTCTTGTGCGAAAATTGCTTTACAAACTGT CTTACATTGAGAAGCCGCAGCTCATCAGAGCCAAAGTGCCCATTGTGAAATTCAGGGACAGAATCAG TGGAGTGGAGTTTGATTTGAACTTTAACAACACTGTTGGGATCAGAAACACCTTCTTACTGCGGACCTACGCCTTTG TTGAAAAACGTGTTCGTCCATTAGTCCTTGTAATAAAGAAATGGGCAAATCACCACTGCATCAATGATGCCAGCCGAGGAACGCTTAGCAGCTATACACTGGTTCTTATGGTCCTACATTACCTTCAGA CTCTTCCTGAACCAGTCATCCCATGCCTTCAAAGAGATTACCCT ACTTGCTTTGACCCTAAGATGGACATTCATCTTGTGCCAAGCGGACCAAGCGATATACCTGCTTTTGTATCTAGAAATCAGTCGTCATTGGGAGACTTGTTCCTAGGTTTCCTGAGATACTACGCCACTGTTTTCAA ATGGGACAAGCAAGTGATCTCTGTGCGGATGGCAAGAACCCTGCCCAAAAGCAATTGCAAAGAATGGAAAGACAAGTTCATCTGTGTAGAAG aACCATTTAATCGTACCAACACAGCCAGAGCCGTCCATGAGAGAATGAAGTTTGAAGCCATTAAAGCTGCATTCATTGAG TCCTACCGGCTTCTGCAGCTCAGAAAAGATCTCAACTTCATCCTGCCCAAGAGCAAACAGATGGCAAGACCTCAAACTGCCCCCAGATAA
- the tent2 gene encoding poly(A) RNA polymerase GLD2 isoform X1 yields MLPRPYIFSHNDGPSSHLFQHVLPHNVSQQQRIEAHLNSTNNFIGPPMNAHRFIPTYQWTPVELSDVACSPNGPMGNNRKRRIQDNSDINLKRQRFSCPSPHNQSARNSNFTSQPVTRPVTGREVTCPTCSSATFIPGGCVPSLGETCHQNAFSPSSVKDKQSDDLEKKESCRAALQTDIQKIFPCAKVFLGGSSLNGFGSRSSDADLCLVIEEGPVNHRKDAVYVLSLVRKLLYKLSYIEKPQLIRAKVPIVKFRDRISGVEFDLNFNNTVGIRNTFLLRTYAFVEKRVRPLVLVIKKWANHHCINDASRGTLSSYTLVLMVLHYLQTLPEPVIPCLQRDYPTCFDPKMDIHLVPSGPSDIPAFVSRNQSSLGDLFLGFLRYYATVFKWDKQVISVRMARTLPKSNCKEWKDKFICVEEPFNRTNTARAVHERMKFEAIKAAFIESYRLLQLRKDLNFILPKSKQMARPQTAPR; encoded by the exons ATGTTGCCGAGACCATACATCTTCTCCCATAATGATGGGCCATCTAGTCATTTATTCCAGCACGTTCTACCTCACAATGTGTCCCAGCAACAAAGAATTGAAGCCCATCTGAATTCAACTAA CAATTTTATTGGTCCACCAATGAATGCTCACCGCTTCATTCCCACTTACCAGTGGACACCAGTGGAGCTGTCTGATGTTGCTTGCAGTCCAAATGGACCAATGGGAAACAATAGAAA GAGAAGGATACAAGATAACAGTGATATTAACCTAAAGAGGCAGCGCTTCAGTTGTCCAAGTCCTCACAACCAGTCTGCTAGAAATTCCAATTTTACCTCACAGCCAGTGACAAGACCAGTGACGGGCAGAGAGGTTACATGCCCTACATGCTCATCTGCCACTTTTATACCAGGAGGCTGTGTGCCATCTTTGGGAGAGACATGCCATCAGAATGCTTTTTCACCATCATCAGTCAAAGATAAG CAGTCTGATGATCTGGAGAAGAAGGAGAGCTGCCGAGCAGCGCTGCAGACTGACATACAGAAAATTTTCCCAT GTGCAAAAGTCTTCTTGGGCGGCTCATCTTTGAATGGCTTTGGTAGTCGCAGCAGTGATGCTGATCTTTGTCTTGTCATTGAAGAGGGACCT GTAAACCACAGGAAAGATGCTGTGTATGTTCTTAGTCTTGTGCGAAAATTGCTTTACAAACTGT CTTACATTGAGAAGCCGCAGCTCATCAGAGCCAAAGTGCCCATTGTGAAATTCAGGGACAGAATCAG TGGAGTGGAGTTTGATTTGAACTTTAACAACACTGTTGGGATCAGAAACACCTTCTTACTGCGGACCTACGCCTTTG TTGAAAAACGTGTTCGTCCATTAGTCCTTGTAATAAAGAAATGGGCAAATCACCACTGCATCAATGATGCCAGCCGAGGAACGCTTAGCAGCTATACACTGGTTCTTATGGTCCTACATTACCTTCAGA CTCTTCCTGAACCAGTCATCCCATGCCTTCAAAGAGATTACCCT ACTTGCTTTGACCCTAAGATGGACATTCATCTTGTGCCAAGCGGACCAAGCGATATACCTGCTTTTGTATCTAGAAATCAGTCGTCATTGGGAGACTTGTTCCTAGGTTTCCTGAGATACTACGCCACTGTTTTCAA ATGGGACAAGCAAGTGATCTCTGTGCGGATGGCAAGAACCCTGCCCAAAAGCAATTGCAAAGAATGGAAAGACAAGTTCATCTGTGTAGAAG aACCATTTAATCGTACCAACACAGCCAGAGCCGTCCATGAGAGAATGAAGTTTGAAGCCATTAAAGCTGCATTCATTGAG TCCTACCGGCTTCTGCAGCTCAGAAAAGATCTCAACTTCATCCTGCCCAAGAGCAAACAGATGGCAAGACCTCAAACTGCCCCCAGATAA